In Streptomyces sp. P9-A4, the genomic window GGACATGTCGGGTGCCTCCTGCGGGCGTTCCGGTTCTTCAGGCGGTCCGGTGCCTCAGGAGCTCTGTCCGACGAGGAGGTCGGCGAGCTTGCTGAGGCGCTTGACCGTGCGCGTCTCGGAGGCGACGGCCGCAGGGGCGACGCGCCGATCGCGGTCGTAGTAGGCGCCGTTGACGATCTCGACGGCCGGGTCGCAGAGCCGTACGACGTGGGCGGCGCCCTCGGCCGGGGCGACCCCCTCGTGTGCGTAGAGGGGGAGGAGGCTGGTGGTGCAGATGCCGGGGTGGACGGAGACGGCCGTCACGCGCGGATCGGCGGCGAAGACGGTCAGGGCCAGCTGCGACTGGGCGTAGGCGGCGAGACGGGAGTAACGGCGGACCCGGTTCGGGTCGTTCCACTGGATGGAGCCGGTGCGGTGGAGCGCCGAGGAGACGTTGACGACCCGGCCGCCGGGGTCGCTGGTCAGCGCGGGTTCGAGCAGGTGCGTGAGCAGGTAGTGGGCGAGGAAGTTGACCTGGAAGGCGATCTCGTTGCCGTCGGTCGTGACCGTGTGACGCTCCGGGGCGGCCATGCCGGCGTTGTTGACGAGCACGTCGAGCAGCGGGTGCTCGGCCAGGACCCGGGCGGCGAGGTGTTCGACCTCCTCCAGGCGGGTGAAGTCCGCGCCGAACGCGCACAGCCGGGCGGCGTCGACCCCGGCGAGGGTGACGAGCCGGTCGGTGGCGGCGAGCGCCTCCTCGGCGGTCCGGCCGTGGACGAGGACGGTGGCGCCGCGCTCGGCGAGCAGCCGGGCGGTCTGGTGACCGATGCCGGAGGTGGCGCCGGTCACCAGGACGGTGCGGGAGGAGAGGTCGGATACGGACACGGGCATGACTGGTCAATCCCTCAAGGGTGATGGGTGATTTCGGGTACCCGAGTACTCCGGTGCTCGGTACCCGGGTACGAGGACGGGGCGTCGGACAGTGATGTCACGACGCCCCGTGGCAGCGCCGGAGACGGTCAGCGGCGGGCTGCGGTCTCCGGACAGCGGGGCTCACGACGGGACGCCCGATGAGGCGGCCGGTCGAGCAGGAGCCATGCGCTGTTCATGTGCTCCATCGAACCCGAGCGGCGGGGGAGGAACAAGGCCGACGGGCTTTCCCTGACGCCTCCCTGATGGGATGTCACCCCGGACCGGGGGCGGCCGGGACGATCAGGTCGATCAGCTTGACGCCGAGGAAGGGCAGGACGAGGCCGCCGAGTCCGTACACCGTGAGATCGCGGCGCAGCAGGTCGTGCGCGGACGCCGGCCGGTAACGGACGCCCCGCGGGGCGAGCGGGATCTTCGTGATGCTGTCGACCGCTTGGGCACCTCCATCCGGGACGTTGAACAGAGCTTGCCGCCAGGCTGCGGCGTTGTCAGTTCCCGCCGCTGTCGTTCGCGCGTTCACGCGACTGAGCCTTGCTGTGATCGTTCGTACGGACATGGAGCGGGGTGATCTGACGGATGCCGAGTGGGAACGACTACGGCCGTTCCTGCCGGCCAGCAACGGCCGGTGCGGCAGGTGGCGTGATCACCGACAGGTGATCGACGGGATGCTGCACCGGATACGGACCGGCATTCACTGGCGTGACCTGCCTGAACGGTTCGGCCCGTGGAAAACCGTCTACGAGCGCCACCGGCTGTGGTCCGCCGACGGGACGTGGGAGCGTCTGCTCCAGCAGGTCCAGGCCGTAGCCGTCGCGGCGGGTGAGATTGACTGGGACATCTCGGTGGACTCCACCGTCGTCCGCGCGCATCAGCACGCGGCGGGGCGGGATCCTCCGCGACGAGCTGTTGCAAGATCGCACGAGCGTCGGCGACGCGCTGCAGGTTCGCCTCCACCGCGTCCTGGCGCCGACTGATCTCGGCGGACTCCTTGTCCAGGACCTCCGCCTCGGCGCGCAGAGCGCGCTCCTTCCGGTCGAGCGGCTCGAACTCGGACACTCCGACCGCCTCCCGCTCTCTTCAGTCCAGCCGTGCTCCACCGGAGAGCGGTACTGATTCCCGCGATGAGCACAGCAGGGTTTCGACGAGCCCGTGCCAGCGCAGGGGCGGGGGTGTGTACAACCGAGTTCCTTCACGTCGTTCTCGGATGGGCGGGCCAGGGGAGCAGACGGGGAGCAGAAGCGGGTACGCCCCCGGGGAGCGGACTCCCAGGGGCGTACGCCGTGCCGAAGACTCAGCTTTCGCCGTTCCACGACCGCCACAGATCTGAGTACGGTCCGCCCGCGCCGACCAACTCGTCGTGGGTGCCCAGCTCGACGATGCGGCCGGACTCCATGACGGCGATGCGATCGGCGTCGTGTGCGGTCTGCAGCCGGTGGGCGATGGCGATGACAGTGCGGTCCGACCGGACGGCGGCCACTGCCCGCTCCGCCTGCCGGGCCGTCGTCGGGTCGAGCAGTGACGTGGCCTCGTCCAGGATCAGGGTGTGCGGGTCCG contains:
- a CDS encoding SDR family NAD(P)-dependent oxidoreductase, yielding MPVSVSDLSSRTVLVTGATSGIGHQTARLLAERGATVLVHGRTAEEALAATDRLVTLAGVDAARLCAFGADFTRLEEVEHLAARVLAEHPLLDVLVNNAGMAAPERHTVTTDGNEIAFQVNFLAHYLLTHLLEPALTSDPGGRVVNVSSALHRTGSIQWNDPNRVRRYSRLAAYAQSQLALTVFAADPRVTAVSVHPGICTTSLLPLYAHEGVAPAEGAAHVVRLCDPAVEIVNGAYYDRDRRVAPAAVASETRTVKRLSKLADLLVGQSS